The following coding sequences lie in one Deltaproteobacteria bacterium genomic window:
- a CDS encoding amidohydrolase has translation MATIVDADGHILEPRTVWQDYTEPAYRERVIQIVRDAEGIDRMMIDREVRGDRNMSIAAACTPGGLSDPHKARTLSWDDVPRGGFDPYVRVQDMDLEGIEAAFFYPSLWLLYGDLTDPQLAAAACRAYNNWMADFCKAYPQRFFGVAPLPLQDVDEAVKEMRRVVKDLGMRAVFVRPNPFNGRRLCDSAYDVFWREAQELGVPVAIHGSFGTKMPTLGQERYQNPFFFHMVCHPWEMQGACLDIVCGGVLSKFPQLRVAFLESGIGWIGHWLDRMDGHFDKMGHYTPWLTKKPSELFKEQCFISMDPDEHTLKVVVEMGLEDCVIWGSDYPHFDCTFPGVVDEVKEACARLTKRAQKKIIGENTKRLYRL, from the coding sequence ATGGCAACTATTGTCGATGCAGACGGCCACATCCTAGAACCGCGCACGGTATGGCAAGACTACACTGAGCCGGCCTATCGCGAACGCGTCATTCAAATCGTGCGCGATGCGGAGGGCATTGATCGCATGATGATCGATCGGGAAGTTCGTGGCGACCGTAATATGTCGATTGCTGCCGCCTGTACCCCGGGCGGGCTGTCCGACCCCCACAAAGCGCGCACGCTGTCCTGGGATGACGTGCCGCGTGGCGGGTTCGACCCCTATGTCCGCGTCCAGGATATGGACCTGGAAGGCATTGAGGCCGCCTTCTTTTATCCCAGTCTGTGGCTGCTCTACGGCGATCTGACCGATCCGCAACTCGCCGCCGCCGCCTGCCGCGCCTACAACAACTGGATGGCGGATTTTTGCAAAGCCTATCCGCAACGATTCTTTGGCGTGGCACCGCTGCCGCTGCAAGACGTGGACGAAGCCGTGAAGGAAATGCGTCGGGTGGTGAAGGACCTGGGCATGCGCGCGGTGTTCGTGCGTCCCAATCCTTTCAATGGCCGTCGCCTGTGTGACTCGGCCTATGATGTGTTCTGGCGGGAAGCCCAGGAACTAGGCGTGCCAGTGGCGATTCATGGCAGCTTCGGGACCAAGATGCCCACCCTCGGTCAGGAGCGCTATCAGAACCCGTTCTTCTTCCACATGGTGTGTCACCCGTGGGAGATGCAAGGCGCGTGTCTCGATATCGTGTGCGGCGGCGTGTTGAGCAAGTTCCCTCAGCTCCGGGTCGCGTTCTTGGAATCGGGCATTGGCTGGATCGGTCACTGGCTCGACCGCATGGATGGCCACTTCGACAAGATGGGGCACTATACGCCATGGCTCACCAAGAAACCCAGCGAGCTGTTTAAGGAGCAGTGCTTCATTTCGATGGACCCGGACGAGCACACGCTCAAGGTCGTGGTCGAGATGGGCTTGGAAGACTGCGTGATTTGGGGGTCGGATTATCCGCACTTCGATTGCACGTTCCCCGGCGTGGTGGACGAAGTGAAAGAAGCCTGCGCGAGGCTTACCAAACGTGCGCAAAAGAAGATCATCGGAGAAAACACCAAACGGCTGTATCGTCTCTAG